In Hermetia illucens chromosome 1, iHerIll2.2.curated.20191125, whole genome shotgun sequence, one genomic interval encodes:
- the LOC119652972 gene encoding S-adenosylmethionine sensor upstream of mTORC1 — protein MASEEHKRLANIIKECHEELRKTARKIGPEKAWAQHVENLTQLQTYAQAMETLAGLWENNADMEDSAAMSRIKWIIDYCMSYFLTDKILVEKRTKEEHLNTVLEFNLDLKDKYLPELDKVRLLDVGSCFNPFRHVASFDVIAMDLCPSNDFVYKGDFLKVQINSDKEPVIKNHEIQSLPRNKFDCVVFSLLLEYMPASEQRILCCEKAYELLRYEGILIIITPDSQHVGKNARHMKNWRYTLAKLGFSRIKFEKLPHITCLVFRKSLAKCLTERWADTHKEEYMSFCINTPQDFKDCDENKS, from the coding sequence ATGGCTAGTGAAGAACACAAACGGCTAGCAAATATCATAAAAGAGTGCCATGAAGAACTGAGAAAAACTGCTAGAAAAATAGGACCTGAGAAAGCATGGGCGCAGCATGTAGAGAACCTAACTCAACTCCAAACCTACGCCCAAGCAATGGAAACGTTGGCTGGCCTCTGGGAGAATAATGCTGATATGGAAGACTCCGCTGCAATGAGCCGCATAAAATGGATAATTGATTATTGCATGTCTTACTTCCTAACGGACAAGATTCTTGTTGAAAAAAGGACCAAAGAAGAACACTTAAACACTGTACTGGAATTCAATTTAGATTTGAAAGACAAGTACCTCCCAGAGCTGGATAAAGTTAGGCTACTTGACGTCGGAAGCTGCTTCAACCCGTTTCGTCATGTCGCTAGCTTCGATGTAATTGCAATGGATCTATGTCCATCGAATGATTTTGTTTATAAAGGAGATTTTCTGAAGGTCCAGATAAACTCAGACAAAGAACCGGTCATTAAAAACCATGAAATCCAAAGCCTTCCCCGAAACAAATTTGATTGTGTCGTATTCAGCCTTCTCCTTGAATACATGCCTGCCTCTGAGCAGAGAATTCTTTGTTGTGAGAAGGCTTACGAGTTGCTTCGCTACGAAGGGATCTTGATAATCATCACACCTGATTCACAGCATGTCGGGAAGAATGCAAGGCATATGAAAAATTGGCGATATACACTGGCTAAATTGGGATTTTCTAGGATTAAGTTCGAAAAGTTACCGCACATAACATGTTTGGTGTTTAGGAAGTCGCTGGCGAAATGCCTGACCGAACGTTGGGCTGATACGCATAAGGAAGAGTATATGTCATTTTGTATAAATACACCGCAGGATTTTAAGGATTGTGATGAAAATAAAAGTTGA